In a single window of the Neospora caninum Liverpool complete genome, chromosome VIIa genome:
- a CDS encoding putative adenylate kinase, translating to MAPANTGKKTTAGPPATSAASKDAHGGCSSSSVKKTLSGEKPTASSPPSVSAAHPSPAAENRKPGGSKKTSSAKNPVAPRSKTGGGSRRNSKASAQVSTGPHNDVNAVSSGNNSELMSAGGGPSAAGPSFVPLVCLFGPPCSGKGTLAALLKEKLGMLHCSTGDLLRQVAKEEGEKSEVGAAMKAGKLVNDRVIVRVLQDAMAKNAKAECKGIILDGFPRNGAQVDVLREMKLWPDVSFLINVPHETLLRRMAARRVDPVTGEVFGLGSEPTDEEQKKRLIRRDDDSDEVLENRIKDFAANMACIAERLTGDKRQRGENTEETGTLQDGNEKEGKTNETCELIEVPGDRDITEVFKDVHEHLQQKFPTVFS from the exons ATGGCGCCAGCAAATaccggaaagaagacgaccgCCGGACCGCCTGCCACTTCGGCTGCTTCGAAAGATGCACATGGAGGCTGCTCCTCGTCATCTGTGAAGAAGACGCTCTCCggagagaaaccgacagCTTCATCTCCTCCTTCTGTTTCCGCAGCTCATCCTTCCCCCGCAGCGGAAAATCGGAAGCCCGGGGGCAGCAAGAAAACCAGCTCGGCAAAGAACCCTGTGGCGCCCCGCAGCAAAACGGGCGGAGGCTCTCGTCGTAACTCGAAGGCGAGTGCACAAGTCTCCACAGGCCCACATAACGACGTGAACGCAGTTTCTAGCGGAAACAATTCAGAACTCATGAGCGCGGGAGGGGGGCCCTCGGCGGCCGGCCCCAGCTTTGTTCCgctcgtttgtctcttcggcCCTCCCTGCAGTGGGAAAGGAACGCTGGCTGCTTTGCTTAAGGAGAAACTAGGAATGCTACACTGTTCGACCGGAGATTTGCTGCGTCAAGTCGcaaaggaggaaggagaaaagagtgaGGTCGGTGCCGCCATGAAGGCGGGAAAACTCGTGAACGATAGGGTCATTGTTCGTGTTTTGCAAGATGCAAtggcgaagaacgcgaaggcggagtGCAAGGGAATCATTCTCGATGGATTCCCGAGGAATGGGGCCCAGGTCGACGTGCTCAGAGAAATGAAGCTCTGGCCTG ATGTTTCTTTCTTGATAAACGTCCCCCACGAGACCCTGTTGCGACGCATGGCGGCCCGCCGCGTAGACCCCGTCACTGGCGAGGTCTTCGGGCTTGGCTCCGAACCAACTGAtgaagagcagaaaaagaggctgATTCGGAGAGATGATGACAGCGATGAGGTTTTAGAGAATAGGATCAAAGATTTCGCAGCGAACATGGCATGCATAGCGGAGCGCCTCACCGGAGACAAACGACAACGCGGAGAAAATACTGAGGAAACTGGCACACTGCAAGatggaaacgagaaagaaggaaagacaaatGAAACCTGTGAACTCATCGAGGTTccgggagacagagatatAACAGAGGTTTTCAAGGACGTCCACGAGCATCTCCAACAGAAATTCCCGACAGTCTTCAGTTGA
- a CDS encoding Phosphatidate cytidylyltransferase,related, which produces MRSVEESEGEHSTTEWGLDTDPEPESRAGETGKCASCSGPLWTANQEDASHLAMRETRGGAAQGPRAARSRKGEGEEASFPREKRFSERPAGMPVSSDPAASLRQRRSSPTEHLAAASRDAATRHSRSRPPSTSSSPAAGALLAFLLKPFRCVGLAPPAYGSSRPGGVETAAFGASVGVETGAGASAGTKGLTGISTGVSRANSVVHPTPAGQSSVQLEADKPLEKKLQTFRVRSLWTLILVFTFIIILAAGHVYSAGLVLALVASMYWEIIAVKQKREEARIPDFYWLKWYWFLITIMGFGLPSVLRMPWRPCDSPSSPFGGSGAGGAAGDVEESAHAARSVFGRAARRFLERLLTFHSLVTYTAGFIGLVWFILSLRKGSMRYQFSQLGVMLVALVFIVGQALMQIANIYSGLIWFILPTSLVIVNDVSAYICGMLFGRTRLIRLSPKKTVEGFVGASFITLLWAVLVAKQLQEYKVFVCPPRMIDFRPFAMWQGLDCDVPDAFVPRCYDAEVEAFLGLKSWTAPLEPTPEEIGRARLREDAAALGAEDVDGGDVPEQIGTAQERKVEGRGSGAQPRGRTRREAPTFGRQQGERAKGGFGGSGDVVPDENEGAVRIQQEQQAVTVADGFAPEDMPVERSHLARSPRRSTSPSCRFYFSPFQFHSIVLGLFAGFLAPFGGFFASGFKRAARIKDFGEIIPGHGGVTDRFDCQILTGMFTHLYYTSFVYTEDASKPEVHRRRLPRHASREDLRLQPPHEKVEDEFQDFEGDRVGVDSRRGYSMGGERHGEPVGAASQQNPQCLEPAGDASGSAGPDVRDKSSDWKAKTGAVRELEHKGAPAAFSVDGRDREKSVLAAVASMEDAEELERVKAVVIARLADLKRRTKQAQQVQEKTGSRGKR; this is translated from the coding sequence ATGAGGTCggtggaagagagcgaaggggaGCACTCGACGACAGAGTGGGGTCTCGATACGGACCCAGAACCAGAATCCCGtgcgggagagacggggaagtGTGCGTCTTGTTCTGGACCTCTTTGGACAGCCAACCAGGAGGATGCCTCTCACCTGGCAATGCGTGAGACCCGAGGCGGCGCTGCTCAAGGCCCACGCGCGGCCAGATCTCGAAAGGGtgagggggaagaagcatCTTTcccgcgcgagaaaagattCAGTGAGAGGCCTGCAGGCATGCCTGTGTCTTCCGACCCCGCAGCAAGCCtgaggcagcgaagaagcagcCCCACAGAGCACCTGGCAGCCGCTTCGCGAGATGCCGCAACTCGACACAGTCGATCTCGGCCTCCCtcgacgtcttcctcgcctgcagcCGGGGCCTTGCTTGCATTTCTGCTGAAGCCGTTCCGCTGCGTTGgcctcgcgccgcccgcATATGGCAGCAGCCGGCCAGGAGGAGTCGAGACGGCTGCCTTCGGCGCCTCCGTTGGCGTCGAGACGGGCGCGGGGGCCTCCGCGGGGACAAAGGGACTGACAGGGATCTCGACTGGCGTCTCGCGCGCAAACAGCGTGGTCCATCCGACGCCTGCGGGGCAGTCATCCGTCCAGCTGGAAGCGGATAAACCcctcgagaagaagctgcagacCTTCCGCGTTCGGTCGCTCTGGACGTTGATTCTCGTTTTCACCTTCATCATCATCCTGGCTGCGGGTCACGTGTACAGCGCAGGCTTagttctcgccctcgtggCGTCGATGTACTGGGAAATTATCGCGGTcaagcagaaacgcgaggaggcTCGGATCCCGGACTTCTACTGGCTCAAGTGGTACTGGTTTTTGATCACCATCATGGGTTTCGGACTTCCTTCGGTGCTTCGGATGCCGTGGCGACCGTGCGACTCGCCAAGCAGCCCGTTCGGCGGGAGTGGCGCTGGAGGGGCTGCCGGAGACGTCGAGGAAAGCGCCCATGCTGCACGTTCCGTGTTCGGCCGCGCCGCACGCCGCTTCTTGGAGCGCCTCCTCACGTTTCACAGTCTGGTCACGTACACTGCGGGGTTCATTGGCCTGGTGTGgttcattctctctctgcggaaAGGCTCGATGCGGTACCAATTTTCCCAGTTGGGCGTCATGCTGGTCGCCCTAGTGTTCATCGTCGGCCAGGCTCTGATGCAAATCGCCAACATCTACTCCGGCCTCATTTGGTTCATTCTCCCGACGTCGCTCGTGATTGTCAACGACGTCTCGGCCTACATTTGCGGCATGCTCTTTGGCCGCACGCGCCTCATCCGCCTGTCGCCCAAAAAGACCGTCGAGGGGTTCGTCGGTGCGTCCTTCATCACGCTGCTGTGGGCCGTGCTCGTCGCGAAACAACTGCAGGAGTACAAAGTGTTCGTCTGCCCACCGCGCATGATCGACTTCCGGCCCTTCGCCATGTGGCAGGGCCTCGATTGCGACGTCCCCGACGCGTTCGTGCCCCGGTGCTACGACGCCGAAGTCGAGGCTTTCCTCGGGCTGAAGAGCTGGACCGCTCCTCTCGAACCGACGCCGGAGGAAATTGGCAGAGCCCGACTccgggaagacgcagcggctcTGGGGGCCGAGGATGTTGACGGGGGGGACGTGCCGGAACAGATCGGGACGGCGCAAGAACGCAAGGTCGAGGGACGTGGCAGCGGCGCCCAACCGCGAGGTCGCACCCGCCGAGAAGCACCGACGTTCGGACGGCAACAGGGCGAGCGCGCAAAGGGCGGCTTCGGGGGCTCGGGAGACGTGGTCCCggacgagaacgaaggcgCGGTCCGTATTCAGCAGGAACAGCAGGCTGTGACGGTGGCAGACGGTTTCGCTCCGGAGGACATGCCTGTGGAAAGGTCGCATCTGGCCCGCAGTCCGCGTCGCTCAACCTCGCCTTCGTGTCGCTTTtatttctctccttttcagtTCCACAGCATTGTGTTGGGGCTGTTTGCCGGGTTCTTAGCTCCCTTtggcggcttcttcgcgagtGGGTTCAAACGCGCCGCCCGGATCAAAGACTTTGGAGAGATCATCCCTGGCCACGGCGGCGTCACAGATCGCTTCGACTGTCAAATTCTCACAGGAATGTTCACACATCTCTACTACACGAGTTTCGTGTACACTGAGGACGCGAGCAAACCCGAGGTACACCGTCGTCGCCTGCCCCGCCATGCATCACGCGAAGATTTGCGCCTCCAGCCTCCGCACGAGAAAGTTGAGGACGAATTTCAAGATTTCGAGGGCGACAGGGTTGGTGTCGACTCCCGCCGAGGGTATTCTAtgggcggagagagacacggcgagcCTGTAGGCGCAGCTTCCCAGCAGAACCCGCAGTGCCTGGAGCCTGCTGGAGACGCTTCAGGGAGCGCCGGCCCGGACGTCCGCGACAAATCGTCAGACTGGAAAGCAAAGACTGGCGCCGTGCGCGAGTTGGAGCATAAAGGCGCGCCAGCTGCTTTCTCTGTAGACGGCAGAGACCGGGAAAAAAGTGTTCTCGCGGCAGTCGCCTCCatggaagacgcggaggaacTGGAACGCGTAAAGGCCGTCGTCATCGCGAGACTGGCGGACTTGAAGCGGAGAAcgaagcaggcgcagcaaGTCCAAGAGAAAACCGGATCAAGGGGCAAGAGATGA
- a CDS encoding putative pyrazinamidase/nicotinamidase: MAGPKPLCDGPTAGGDFGDDTGLPARTQCRSSAHAQTRAPDARAVPSKSDAARHSLPSLGNSTSVDDCAADASASDSAATDRTPRSSLDGTDPATADDEPRKLLQALTSSVSCLIVTDVQRDFCEGGALGGEGRVGMVHNINRLRCWRSAGTGHRFSGVPFEQLPTSLEAADVADELFDYVVVSRDWHPPNHLSFARNHGSNCNREACVCGDEQEESGDPEPGNAASDAVRSTGKHDGYGKTAGTQTRPANEQAPKMARKQESVNGRVLESEANGSGNSPVEGPATVSGSVSDDGRATKKSRLEQQPLGPNQVRRRRTGVVLDLWPVHCVQNMPGAELHPDLLPRASDVTVYKATDREFDSYSCFGHDQHKTPLESLLREWKVETVCVVGLCIDYCVKATALAAVQVPGVQTVSVLLDCSKAVDEEAIPDVRRELRGKGIIVCAAKEMLQ; the protein is encoded by the exons ATGGCGGGGCCGAAGCCGCTGTGTGATGGTCCGACGGCAGGTGGCGACTTTGGCGACGACACGGGTCTTCCTGCGCGTACACAGTGCAGGAgttctgcgcatgcacaaacaCGGGCACCTGACGCGCGCGCTGTTCCGAGCAAGTCGGATGCCGCTCGAcactctctcccttctctcggcaACTCTACCTCTGTGGACGACTGCGCGGCAGACGCTTCGGCGTCGGACTCAGCAGCAACCGATAGGACTCCACGGAGCTCCCTAGACGGTACAGACCCCGCAACAGCTGATGACGAGCCGCGGAAGTTGCTCCAGGCGCTGACTTCGTCGGTTTCGTGTCTCATTGTTACAGATGTGCAGCGGGACTTCTGCGAGGGCGGAGCCCtaggaggcgaaggacgcgtCGGCATGGTTCACAACATCAACCGACTGCGATGTTGGAGAAGCGCCGGGACGGGCCACCGCTTTTCCGGTGTTCCATTTGAACAACTCCCGACGAGCTTGGAAGCTGCAGACGTTGCCGACGAGTTGTTTGACTACGTCGTCGTGAGCCGAGACTGGCATCCGCCCAATCACCTGTCTTTCGCGAGAAACCACGGCAGCAACTGCAATCGCGAAGCGTGTGTTTGTGGGGACGAACAAGAGGAATCTGGAGACCCCGAGCCTGGAAATGCGGCAAGCGACGCGGTGCGGAGCACAGGAAAGCACGACGGGTACGGAAAAACCGCGGGGACTCAAACGCGGCCTGCAAACGAGCAGGCGCCTAAGATGGCGCGTAAACAGGAAAGCGTGAATGGCCGCGTTTTGGAGTCTGAGGCGAACGGGAGTGGAAACTCTCCAGTCGAGGGGCCCGCGACAGTGTCGGGGAGCGTGTCTGATGATGGAAGAGCAACAAAGAAGTCACGACTCGAGCAGCAGCCCTTGGGCCCTAATCAAGTCCGACGTCGAAGAACCGGCGTCGTGCTGGATCTATGGCCTGTACATTGTGTACAAAACATGCCGGGCGCAGAGCTTCATCCAGACCTGCTCCCACGAGCGAGCGACGTTACGGTGTACAAAGCAACCGATCGTGAG TTTGACAGCTACTCATGTTTCGGACACGACCAGCACAAGACCCCACTGGAGTCCCTGCTCCGAGAGTGGAAAGTCGAGACGGTGTGTGTTGTGGGGCTGTGCATCGACTACTGCGTCAAGGCGACTGCACTCGCTGCAGTACAAGTcccaggtgtacagacagtaTCCGTCCTGCTAGATTGTTCCAAGGcagtcgacgaagaagcgatACCAGACGTTCGGAGAGAACTACGCGGCAAAGGCATCATCGTTTGTGCTGCCAAAGAGATGCTTCAGTGA